A single window of Montipora capricornis isolate CH-2021 chromosome 14, ASM3666992v2, whole genome shotgun sequence DNA harbors:
- the LOC138033054 gene encoding uncharacterized protein isoform X3 → MEGPGQTLLLLFCILSFFGSCLTVVLFIRNLYVERQVKELELWQEAEQVKATANYPAGCQNTANKDNTPENIRKELGKQGRFFAVIGAPGKVHVKRSPDRRGPKGRRGLAQGMTGVDGKNGIPGAKGESGIRVAMQGNKDETEITELLAPNEIPDVIEEKVNQGPRESSKDELEDSVGLKGNRDIREKKKKKENPVTGNSENLSGSD, encoded by the exons ATGGAAGGCCCTGGACAGACTCTCCTTCTGCTATTCtgcattttgtctttttttggcAGTTGTTTGACTGTCGTTCTGTTCATACGGAATTTATACGTTGAACGGCAAGTCAAAGAGCTGGAGCTCTGGCAAGAGGCTGAACAAGTGAAGGCCACGGCAAACTACCCAGCTGGTTGTCAGAACACGGCAAACAAAGATAACACTCCAG AAAATATCCGGAAAGAACTAGGGAAACAAGGGCGTTTCTTTGCTGTGATTGGAGCTCCAGGCAAAGTACATGTAAAGCGATCGCCAGACCGGCGAGGTCCAAAAGGCAGGCGGGGACTGGCACAAGGAATGACTGGTGTAGATGGGAAAAATGGAATACCAGGAGCTAAAGGAGAATCTGGAATCCGCGTGGCCATGCAAGGAAACAAGGACGAAACGGAGATCACGGAGCTACTGGCCCCAAATGAGATCCCTGACGTGATAGAGGAAAAG GTGAATCAGGGCCCCCGGGAAAGTAGTAAAGACGAGCTTGAGGATTCCGTGGGATTAAAAGGAAACCGGGATATCCgggagaaaaagaagaaaaag